A genome region from Streptomyces xanthophaeus includes the following:
- a CDS encoding response regulator transcription factor yields MRVVIAEDSVLLREGLTRLLTDRGHDVVAGVGDAEALIKTVADLAAEGALPDVVVADVRMPPTHTDEGVRAAVRLRRDHPGIGVLVLSQYVEEQYATELLAGSSTGVGYLLKDRVAEVREFLDAVVRVARGGTALDPEVVAQLLGRSRKQDVLAGLTPREREVLGLMAEGRTNSAVAKQLVVSDGAVEKHVSNIFMKLGLSPSDGDHRRVLAVLTYLKS; encoded by the coding sequence GTGCGGGTGGTCATCGCCGAGGATTCAGTGCTGCTGCGTGAGGGCCTGACCCGGTTGCTGACCGACCGGGGGCATGACGTCGTGGCGGGCGTCGGGGACGCAGAGGCCCTGATCAAGACGGTGGCGGACCTGGCGGCCGAGGGGGCGCTGCCGGATGTGGTGGTGGCGGACGTGCGGATGCCGCCGACCCACACGGACGAGGGTGTGCGGGCGGCCGTGCGGCTGCGCCGCGACCACCCCGGGATAGGCGTGCTCGTGCTGTCCCAGTACGTGGAGGAGCAGTACGCCACCGAACTGCTGGCCGGATCCAGCACCGGGGTGGGGTATCTGCTCAAGGACCGGGTGGCCGAGGTCCGGGAGTTCCTGGACGCGGTGGTGCGGGTGGCCCGGGGCGGTACGGCCCTGGACCCCGAGGTCGTCGCCCAGCTGCTCGGTCGCAGCCGGAAGCAGGACGTGCTGGCGGGCCTGACCCCGCGCGAGCGCGAGGTGCTCGGGCTGATGGCCGAGGGCCGGACGAATTCCGCCGTGGCGAAGCAGCTGGTCGTGAGCGACGGAGCGGTGGAAAAGCACGTCAGCAACATCTTCATGAAGCTGGGCCTTTCGCCGAGTGACGGGGATCACCGGCGAGTACTGGCCGTTCTCACCTACCTGAAATCTTGA
- a CDS encoding 2-oxoacid:acceptor oxidoreductase subunit alpha — protein MTSQVSSPAEQADGAGGAVVGGQRTPESPGGKEVRRLDRVIIRFAGDSGDGMQLTGDRFTSETASFGNDLSTLPNFPAEIRAPAGTLPGVSSFQLHFADHDILTPGDAPNVLVAMNPAALKANIADLPRGAEIIINTDEFTKRPMAKVGYATSPLEDGSLDAYSLHPVPLTTLTVEALKDFGLSRKEAERSKNMFALGLLSWMYHRPTEGTEKFLRQKFAKKPEIAEANVVAFRAGWNFGETTEDFAVSYEVAPATRAFPTGTYRNISGNLALSYGLVAASQQADLPLYLGSYPITPASDILHELSKHKNFGVRTFQAEDEIAGIGAALGAAFGGALGVTTTSGPGVALKSEAIGLAVSLELPLLIVDIQRGGPSTGLPTKTEQADLLQAMFGRNGEAPVPIVAPRTPADCFDAALDAARIALTYRTPVFLLSDGYLANGSEPWRIPEVADLPDLKVKFATGANHTLSDGTEVFWPYKRDPETLARPWAIPGTPGLEHRIGGIEKQDGTGNISYDPANHDLMVRTRQAKVDGIQVPDLDVDDPDGATTLVLGWGSTYGPITAAVRRLRNAGLPIAQAHLRHLNPFPRNLGEVLERYEKVVVPEMNLGQLATLIRAKYLVDAQSYNQVNGMPFKAEQLATVLKEAIDD, from the coding sequence GTGACCAGCCAGGTCAGCAGCCCAGCCGAGCAGGCCGACGGGGCCGGGGGTGCGGTTGTCGGTGGACAGCGCACCCCGGAGAGTCCGGGCGGCAAGGAAGTGCGCCGCCTCGATCGTGTGATCATCCGATTCGCGGGTGACTCCGGTGACGGTATGCAGCTCACCGGTGACCGCTTCACCTCGGAAACGGCGTCCTTCGGGAACGACCTGTCGACGCTGCCGAACTTCCCCGCCGAAATCCGCGCCCCCGCCGGAACCCTCCCGGGCGTCTCTTCCTTCCAGCTCCACTTCGCCGACCACGACATCCTCACGCCGGGCGACGCCCCGAACGTGCTGGTGGCGATGAACCCGGCGGCCCTGAAGGCGAACATCGCGGACCTGCCGCGCGGCGCGGAGATCATCATCAACACGGATGAGTTCACCAAGCGCCCCATGGCCAAGGTCGGCTACGCCACCTCGCCGCTGGAGGACGGCTCCCTCGACGCCTACAGCCTGCACCCGGTGCCGCTGACCACCCTGACGGTGGAGGCGCTGAAGGACTTCGGCCTCTCCCGCAAGGAGGCCGAGCGCAGCAAGAACATGTTCGCGCTGGGCCTGCTGTCGTGGATGTACCACCGGCCCACCGAGGGCACCGAGAAGTTCCTGCGGCAGAAGTTCGCGAAGAAGCCCGAGATCGCCGAGGCGAATGTCGTCGCCTTCCGGGCCGGCTGGAACTTCGGGGAGACGACGGAGGACTTCGCGGTCTCCTACGAGGTCGCCCCGGCCACGCGCGCCTTCCCCACCGGCACCTACCGCAACATCTCCGGGAACCTGGCGCTCTCCTACGGCCTCGTCGCCGCGAGCCAGCAGGCCGATCTGCCCCTCTACCTGGGCTCCTACCCGATCACCCCGGCCTCGGACATCCTGCACGAGCTCTCGAAGCACAAGAACTTCGGCGTGCGGACCTTCCAGGCCGAGGACGAGATCGCCGGCATCGGCGCGGCGCTCGGCGCGGCCTTCGGCGGCGCGCTCGGGGTGACCACCACCTCCGGGCCCGGTGTGGCGCTCAAGTCGGAGGCGATCGGCCTCGCGGTGTCGCTGGAGCTTCCGCTGCTGATCGTGGACATCCAGCGCGGCGGCCCCTCCACCGGACTGCCGACCAAGACGGAGCAGGCGGACCTCCTCCAGGCCATGTTCGGCCGCAACGGTGAGGCCCCCGTACCGATCGTGGCGCCGCGGACCCCCGCGGACTGCTTCGACGCCGCCCTCGACGCGGCCCGGATCGCGCTCACCTACCGGACTCCGGTCTTCCTGCTCTCCGACGGCTACCTCGCCAACGGATCCGAGCCCTGGCGGATCCCGGAGGTCGCCGACCTGCCCGACCTGAAGGTCAAGTTCGCCACCGGTGCGAACCACACCCTGTCCGACGGCACCGAGGTGTTCTGGCCGTACAAACGGGACCCCGAGACGCTCGCCCGGCCCTGGGCCATCCCCGGCACCCCCGGTCTCGAACACCGCATCGGCGGCATCGAGAAGCAGGACGGTACCGGCAACATCTCCTACGACCCGGCCAACCACGACCTCATGGTCCGCACCCGCCAGGCCAAGGTCGACGGCATCCAGGTGCCCGACCTCGACGTCGACGACCCGGACGGCGCCACCACCCTGGTCCTGGGCTGGGGTTCCACCTACGGCCCCATCACGGCGGCCGTCCGCCGGCTGCGCAACGCCGGACTCCCCATCGCCCAGGCCCACCTGCGCCACCTCAACCCCTTCCCCAGGAATCTCGGCGAGGTCCTGGAGCGTTACGAGAAGGTAGTGGTGCCGGAGATGAACCTCGGGCAGCTCGCCACCCTGATCCGGGCGAAATACCTGGTCGACGCCCAGTCGTACAACCAGGTCAACGGAATGCCGTTCAAGGCGGAGCAGCTCGCCACGGTTCTCAAGGAGGCCATCGATGACTGA
- a CDS encoding 2-oxoacid:ferredoxin oxidoreductase subunit beta, whose translation MTEVTEGERTLLSLVPKAESKQSMKDFKSDQEVRWCPGCGDYAVLAAVQGFMPELGLAKENIVFVSGIGCSSRFPYYMNTYGMHSIHGRAPAIATGLATSRRDLSVWVVTGDGDALSIGGNHLIHALRRNVNLKILLFNNRIYGLTKGQYSPTSEVGKITKSTPMGSLDAPFNPVSLAIGAEASFVARTVDSDRKHLTEVLRQAADHQGTALVEIYQNCNIFNDGAFEVLKDKDQALEAVIRLEDGQPIRFGADGSKGVVRNPATGDLEVVEVTAANEARILVHDAKNAGATTAFALSRLADPDTLHHTPIGVFRSVERPVYDTLMADQLDAAIDRSGKGDLGALLAGNDTWTVVG comes from the coding sequence ATGACTGAGGTGACCGAAGGGGAGCGGACGCTGCTCTCGCTGGTACCGAAGGCCGAGAGCAAGCAGTCGATGAAGGACTTCAAGTCGGACCAGGAGGTCCGGTGGTGCCCCGGTTGCGGTGACTACGCCGTGCTGGCCGCGGTTCAGGGCTTCATGCCCGAACTGGGCCTCGCGAAGGAGAACATCGTCTTCGTCTCGGGCATCGGCTGCTCCTCCCGCTTCCCGTACTACATGAACACGTACGGGATGCACTCGATCCACGGCCGCGCCCCGGCCATCGCCACCGGCCTCGCCACCTCCCGCCGCGACCTGTCCGTCTGGGTGGTCACGGGTGACGGCGACGCGCTGTCCATCGGCGGCAACCACCTCATCCACGCCCTGCGCCGCAACGTCAACCTGAAGATCCTGCTCTTCAACAACCGGATCTACGGGCTGACCAAGGGCCAGTACTCCCCCACCTCCGAGGTCGGCAAGATCACCAAGTCGACGCCGATGGGCTCGCTGGACGCGCCCTTCAACCCGGTGTCGCTTGCGATCGGAGCCGAGGCCTCCTTCGTCGCCCGGACCGTCGACTCCGACCGCAAGCACCTCACCGAGGTACTGCGCCAGGCGGCCGACCACCAGGGCACGGCGCTCGTCGAGATCTACCAGAACTGCAACATCTTCAACGACGGCGCCTTCGAGGTCCTCAAGGACAAGGACCAGGCCCTGGAAGCCGTGATCCGGCTGGAGGACGGGCAGCCGATCCGCTTCGGCGCGGACGGCTCGAAGGGTGTCGTACGCAACCCGGCCACCGGGGACCTGGAGGTCGTCGAGGTCACCGCGGCCAACGAGGCGCGGATCCTGGTGCACGATGCGAAGAACGCCGGCGCCACGACCGCGTTCGCGCTGTCCCGCCTGGCCGACCCCGACACCCTGCACCACACCCCGATCGGGGTGTTCCGCAGCGTGGAGCGGCCCGTCTACGACACCCTCATGGCCGACCAGCTCGACGCGGCCATCGACCGCAGCGGCAAGGGCGACCTCGGGGCGCTGCTGGCCGGCAACGACACCTGGACCGTCGTCGGCTGA
- a CDS encoding SDR family oxidoreductase yields MSIVVTAATGALGRLVVEELLERVPADQVAVVVRNQEKAADLAARGIEVRVADYDDPAALARAFEPGDRVLLISGNEIGRRVTQHTAVIDAAKAAGVAQLAYTGILGGPEADFELAAEHTATERAVLGSGLPYTFLRNGWYHENYTRELPAVLGHGAVVGSSGEGRVASAARADYAAAAAVVLTGEGHMNRIYELSGDAAWSLGEYAAEVSALSGKEIAYAEVPADEHLRILTGAGVPEGFAAIIVDVDAAIARGRLAGTSGDLARLIGRPTTPVAEAIGAALA; encoded by the coding sequence ATGAGCATCGTCGTCACCGCCGCCACCGGAGCGCTCGGCCGTCTCGTCGTCGAGGAGCTGCTGGAACGGGTCCCCGCCGACCAGGTCGCCGTCGTCGTCCGCAACCAGGAGAAGGCCGCAGACCTGGCCGCACGCGGGATCGAGGTGCGCGTCGCCGACTACGACGACCCGGCGGCCCTGGCCCGCGCCTTCGAGCCCGGCGACCGGGTGCTGCTGATCTCCGGCAACGAGATCGGGCGGCGCGTCACCCAGCACACCGCCGTGATCGACGCCGCGAAGGCGGCGGGCGTGGCACAGCTGGCCTACACCGGCATCCTCGGCGGCCCCGAGGCCGACTTCGAGCTGGCCGCCGAACACACCGCCACCGAGCGGGCCGTCCTCGGCTCCGGGCTCCCGTACACCTTCCTGCGCAACGGCTGGTACCACGAGAACTACACCCGCGAGCTGCCGGCGGTCCTCGGGCACGGAGCGGTCGTGGGCAGCTCGGGCGAGGGCCGGGTCGCCTCGGCGGCACGCGCCGACTACGCGGCCGCCGCGGCCGTGGTGCTCACCGGCGAGGGGCACATGAACCGGATCTACGAGCTCTCCGGCGACGCCGCGTGGAGCCTCGGGGAGTACGCGGCCGAGGTGTCGGCACTCAGCGGCAAGGAGATCGCGTACGCCGAGGTCCCGGCGGACGAGCACCTGCGGATCCTGACGGGCGCCGGGGTGCCCGAGGGCTTCGCGGCGATCATCGTCGACGTGGACGCGGCGATCGCGCGCGGCCGGCTGGCGGGCACCAGCGGGGACCTGGCCCGGCTGATCGGGCGGCCGACGACCCCCGTCGCCGAGGCGATCGGCGCCGCGCTGGCCTGA
- the rarD gene encoding EamA family transporter RarD, with protein MKAQNEQRTGLLYGFGAYGMWGLVPLFWPLLKPSGAIEILAHRMVWSLAVVGLALLALRRWGWIRELLRQPRKLGLTTLAATVISVNWGLYIWAVNNEHVVEASLGYFINPLVSIAIGVLVLGERLRRAQWVAVGLSFVAVLVLAIGYGRPPWISLILAFSFATYGLIKKKLNMGGLESLAAETAVLFLPALGYVLWLGAQGRSTFASHGVTHSLLLAATGLVTAIPLVFFGMAAIRVPLSTLGLLQYMAPVFQFGLGVLYFHEAMPPERWAGFSLVWGALVILTWDALRTARRSRVRLEAAAPAVLATPAREPA; from the coding sequence GTGAAGGCACAGAACGAGCAGCGCACGGGTTTGCTCTACGGATTCGGCGCATACGGGATGTGGGGGCTGGTCCCCCTCTTCTGGCCGCTCCTCAAGCCCTCCGGGGCGATCGAGATCCTCGCCCACCGCATGGTGTGGTCCCTGGCCGTGGTCGGTCTGGCGCTGCTCGCGCTGCGCCGCTGGGGCTGGATACGGGAGCTGCTCCGCCAGCCCCGCAAGCTCGGCCTGACCACGCTGGCCGCCACGGTGATCAGCGTGAACTGGGGCCTGTACATCTGGGCCGTCAACAACGAGCACGTCGTCGAGGCGAGCCTCGGCTACTTCATCAATCCCCTGGTCAGCATCGCCATCGGCGTGCTGGTGCTCGGCGAGCGGCTGCGCCGGGCGCAGTGGGTGGCGGTCGGCCTCAGCTTCGTCGCCGTGTTGGTGCTCGCCATCGGCTACGGGCGGCCGCCGTGGATCTCGCTGATCCTCGCCTTCTCCTTCGCCACGTACGGGCTGATCAAGAAGAAGCTCAACATGGGCGGCCTGGAGTCGCTGGCCGCCGAGACGGCCGTGCTGTTCCTGCCCGCCCTGGGATACGTCCTGTGGCTCGGCGCGCAGGGCCGGTCCACCTTCGCCTCGCACGGCGTCACCCACTCGCTCCTGCTGGCCGCGACCGGGCTGGTCACGGCGATCCCGCTGGTGTTCTTCGGGATGGCCGCGATCCGGGTCCCGCTGTCCACGCTCGGGCTGCTCCAGTACATGGCCCCGGTCTTCCAGTTCGGGCTGGGCGTCCTGTACTTCCACGAGGCCATGCCGCCCGAGCGCTGGGCGGGCTTCTCCCTGGTGTGGGGCGCGCTCGTGATCCTCACCTGGGACGCGCTGCGCACGGCGCGGCGGTCCCGGGTCAGGCTGGAGGCGGCG